The Fimbriimonadia bacterium genome contains the following window.
TGCCGCGACACTGCTTGTAGGTACTCACTGGTCGTCATTTCCATATCCTCCCCCTGATCGATTCCGGCAAAGCCCGTCCTGCTGAGCACGTCGAAGCATGCCGGGGCGGGCCGCGAACACAGCGCGCTGAGCCGCGAGCCCGCGGAGTGTGACGTCATGCTCCGATAGGCTCGCCGTGGCGTCTGCTGTTCTGTTCATACGTACTGCGAGTTCCCCAAATCGCCATCAAGTCGGCTTTCATACCACTTGCGCAAGAAAGCGCGATGCTCCTCCGAACGTGCCAGGATACCATCCACCCAGTCTCGATGGGCGACATACCACTGTACCGTCTGCCCAAGCGCATCGTCGAACCCTATCTCGGCTCGCCACCCCAGTGTGTGGATCTTCGTCACGTCCAGCGCGTACCTGCGGTCGTGGCCCGGCCGGTCCGCCACGTGGGCGACGAGTGTCTCCGGCTTCCCGAGCAGACGAAGGATGGTGCGAATCACGTCCAGGTTCTCGCGCTCGATGTTGGCCCCCACGTTGTATGCCTCACCCGCCACTCCACGATGGAGGATCGTGTCGAGGGCGCGGCAGCAGTCGTCCACGTGAATCCACTCACGCACCTGTCGCCCATCACCGTAAACCGGTAGCGGCTGGTCGTGCATCGCGCGCGAGATCATCAGAGGAATTAGTTTCTCCGGGAACTGCCGCGGTCCGAGGTTGTTGACAGGTCTCGCGATCACCACGTCCATTCCGTATGTTCGGTGGTAGGTGCGTGCAATCAGGTCACCACCCGCCTTGCTGGCCGAATAGGGCTGGTTGGGATGGAACGGGTCGTCCTCGCGAAAACGTCCGGTCTCGATGGCACCGTACACCTCACACGTGCTGACGTGAAGGAACCGCTTCACTCCAGCCTCCAACGACGCCTGCAGCATTCGCTGCGTGCCGAGAACGTCGGTAAGCACGAAGCCACCGCACTCGAGGATGGCACGGTCGTTGTGCGTCTCGGCGGCCAGGTGCAGGACGGCATCCACGCCCCGTAGCACGTCTGGGTGCTGAGCGATGTCTAGGATGTCGCCATGCACGAATTCGAAGCGCTGATCTCCTTCCACCTCCTTCAGGTTGTCCCGACTACCCGCATAGGTGAGAGCATCCAGCACTCGCACACGGTAGTCGGAATGCTCGCGCAGCATGTGGTGTACCAAGTGGCTGCCGATAAACCCCGCGCCTCCCGTGATCAGCAGTTGCATGAAACCGTTCTCCTCTCGGCCTAGCTTCGCCCGAAGTGCCGAGCGAAGAACCGATCGTATGCTTCGACTAACACCTGACGACTGTGATCCCAGGCCAAAGCTTCTTCCACACGTT
Protein-coding sequences here:
- the rfbB gene encoding dTDP-glucose 4,6-dehydratase translates to MQLLITGGAGFIGSHLVHHMLREHSDYRVRVLDALTYAGSRDNLKEVEGDQRFEFVHGDILDIAQHPDVLRGVDAVLHLAAETHNDRAILECGGFVLTDVLGTQRMLQASLEAGVKRFLHVSTCEVYGAIETGRFREDDPFHPNQPYSASKAGGDLIARTYHRTYGMDVVIARPVNNLGPRQFPEKLIPLMISRAMHDQPLPVYGDGRQVREWIHVDDCCRALDTILHRGVAGEAYNVGANIERENLDVIRTILRLLGKPETLVAHVADRPGHDRRYALDVTKIHTLGWRAEIGFDDALGQTVQWYVAHRDWVDGILARSEEHRAFLRKWYESRLDGDLGNSQYV